One stretch of Actinomycetota bacterium DNA includes these proteins:
- a CDS encoding amidase family protein: STLDFNNANAAGLIVSRCEAAAYHRRLGLDRSKYWPEVRDQLDAADKVAAVDYLDAQRLRSVLARTMLKVFEEVDVLVMPTSLVPAPLVEEAEDYLLVLSRNAVPWSFLGFPAISVPCGRTAGGLPVGLQLVAPPHEEATLVALGSAFESAR; encoded by the coding sequence GTCGACCCTCGACTTCAACAACGCCAACGCCGCCGGGCTCATCGTCAGCCGGTGCGAGGCTGCCGCCTACCACCGCCGTCTTGGGCTGGACCGCTCCAAGTACTGGCCCGAGGTGCGGGACCAGCTGGACGCCGCCGACAAGGTCGCCGCCGTGGACTACCTGGATGCCCAGCGCCTGCGCTCGGTCCTGGCGAGGACGATGCTCAAGGTGTTCGAGGAGGTCGACGTCCTGGTCATGCCCACCAGCCTGGTGCCGGCGCCCCTGGTCGAAGAAGCCGAGGACTATCTGCTGGTTCTCTCCCGCAACGCCGTCCCGTGGAGCTTTCTGGGCTTTCCGGCAATCTCGGTTCCCTGCGGCAGGACGGCCGGCGGCCTCCCGGTCGGGCTGCAACTGGTGGCCCCTCCCCACGAAGAGGCGACGCTGGTGGCGCTCGGGAGCGCCTTCGAGTCCGCCCGCTAG
- a CDS encoding metallophosphoesterase, with protein MSKVSPEPSIDADHATAPAGGWRRFLPPRWLEIALAAALLSLALMAAAVRGEYDLGPGKVEIGLRPQLNGTTVVSIPPFGSIEAATHLSPVEVVLSPTSVDTYSAEALVESRPTQDALVATLRADLIEALKKYALRLLLGGLVAGALVAAIARVRSPWELAIALGAAVFAPLGLYLGAFAGYNPDAFRQPTLTGAISRSPELLGPVQQFGQRFNALRTELDEIGGITFQLYQFLAEQDPIPTDAIRVLHISDLHLNPVGYDVAQLVADRFDVEAVIDSGDATAEGSPLEVGFLDRITGFDVPYLFIRGNHDSSVTQEAVASKPNARIVDGTVTEVGGLKIFGVGDPLFTPDKQVEQPTTDEQKQAKRAFSRTVEEQFEALEETPDLVVIHDKLAASRLYGDVPLIIHGHEHRWSAGEEDGTVILGVGSTGAAGLKSLAPESDSTIALQVLYFDREGHTLLGYDRIDVRGPQQQFLLKRTIVAPEDLEEEPPEPAASPAPVSPTPTAETTP; from the coding sequence TTGTCGAAAGTTAGCCCCGAGCCTTCAATCGATGCGGATCACGCCACGGCGCCCGCCGGCGGCTGGAGGCGCTTTCTACCGCCCCGGTGGCTGGAGATCGCCCTGGCCGCAGCGCTGCTTTCTCTTGCGCTCATGGCGGCGGCGGTCCGGGGTGAGTACGACCTGGGGCCGGGCAAGGTCGAGATCGGCTTGAGGCCGCAGCTAAACGGGACCACCGTGGTCTCCATCCCGCCGTTCGGGTCGATCGAGGCGGCCACCCACCTCAGCCCGGTCGAGGTCGTCCTGTCCCCCACCTCGGTCGACACCTACAGCGCAGAGGCACTGGTCGAGAGCCGCCCGACCCAGGATGCGCTGGTCGCCACCCTGCGGGCCGACCTCATCGAGGCGCTGAAGAAGTACGCCCTCCGCCTGCTGCTGGGCGGCCTGGTGGCCGGGGCTCTGGTCGCAGCCATCGCCCGGGTCCGTTCCCCTTGGGAGCTGGCGATCGCCCTCGGCGCGGCGGTGTTTGCCCCTCTCGGGCTGTACCTGGGGGCGTTCGCCGGCTACAACCCGGACGCCTTCCGGCAGCCGACCCTGACCGGGGCGATCAGCCGGTCGCCGGAACTGCTGGGCCCGGTCCAGCAGTTCGGGCAGCGATTCAACGCCCTCAGGACCGAGCTGGACGAGATCGGCGGCATCACATTCCAGCTCTACCAGTTTCTCGCCGAGCAGGACCCGATCCCCACCGACGCCATCCGCGTCCTCCACATCTCCGACCTGCACCTGAACCCGGTCGGTTACGACGTCGCCCAGCTGGTGGCCGACCGGTTCGACGTGGAGGCCGTGATCGACTCCGGGGACGCCACTGCCGAGGGGTCGCCGCTCGAGGTCGGCTTTCTGGACCGGATCACCGGGTTCGATGTCCCCTACCTGTTCATCCGGGGCAACCACGACTCTTCGGTCACCCAGGAGGCCGTGGCGTCCAAGCCGAACGCCCGGATTGTCGACGGCACCGTCACCGAGGTGGGCGGCCTGAAAATCTTCGGCGTCGGCGACCCGCTGTTCACGCCCGACAAGCAGGTGGAGCAGCCCACCACCGATGAGCAGAAGCAGGCCAAGCGGGCCTTCTCCCGGACGGTCGAGGAGCAGTTCGAGGCCCTGGAGGAAACGCCTGACCTCGTGGTGATTCACGACAAGCTGGCCGCCTCCCGCCTTTACGGCGACGTGCCCCTGATCATCCACGGGCACGAGCACAGGTGGTCGGCCGGCGAGGAGGACGGCACCGTCATCCTCGGAGTCGGAAGCACCGGCGCCGCCGGGCTGAAGTCGCTGGCGCCCGAGTCGGACAGCACGATCGCCCTGCAGGTTCTCTACTTCGACCGGGAGGGCCACACCCTGCTCGGCTACGATCGCATCGACGTCCGGGGGCCCCAGCAGCAGTTCCTGCTGAAGCGAACGATCGTTGCCCCGGAGGACCTGGAGGAGGAGCCGCCGGAGCCGGCCGCGAGCCCGGCGCCGGTTTCGCCCACGCCCACGGCGGAAACAACTCCTTAG
- a CDS encoding cation diffusion facilitator family transporter, whose protein sequence is MARPARRVHDDLHDHDHGHSHGPGGSHAHTHHHVGDALRAGNFNRLLGAFVVTLVFLVVEVTFGLLSNSLALLSDAGHMFTDVLGLGMALAAMQLARRQRRDPHRTFGLYRLEILAALANGVLLFGVGGYVLFEAFRRFQDPPEVANLPMLLVAIGGLAANMVAFLLLRGGARESLNVRAAYLEVIADALGSVGVIVAAVIIALTGWPYVDPIAGAAIGLFILPRTWRLTSQTLRILVQAAPPHLDLDEIARALMELEGVVDVHDLHCWTLTSEMEVASAHLKVCAGADSAGILRSAQSLLANRFAVEHATLQIEDETAECRDCSW, encoded by the coding sequence ATGGCTAGGCCCGCCCGCCGCGTCCACGACGACCTGCACGACCACGACCACGGGCACTCGCACGGGCCGGGTGGAAGCCACGCCCACACCCACCACCACGTGGGCGACGCCCTGCGGGCGGGCAACTTCAACCGCCTGCTCGGGGCTTTCGTCGTCACCCTGGTCTTCCTCGTGGTCGAGGTCACCTTCGGACTTCTGTCCAACTCCCTCGCGCTGCTCTCCGACGCCGGGCACATGTTCACCGACGTCCTGGGTCTCGGGATGGCGCTGGCAGCCATGCAGCTTGCCCGCCGTCAGCGGAGAGATCCCCACCGCACGTTCGGCCTCTACCGGCTCGAGATCCTCGCCGCCCTGGCGAACGGGGTCCTGCTGTTCGGCGTCGGAGGGTACGTCTTGTTCGAAGCCTTCCGCCGGTTCCAGGACCCGCCGGAGGTGGCGAACCTGCCGATGCTGCTGGTCGCGATCGGGGGTCTCGCCGCCAACATGGTGGCCTTTCTGCTACTCCGGGGAGGCGCCAGGGAAAGCTTGAACGTCCGCGCCGCTTATCTTGAGGTGATAGCGGATGCGCTCGGATCGGTCGGGGTAATAGTTGCTGCGGTGATCATTGCCCTCACGGGTTGGCCGTACGTCGACCCCATCGCCGGCGCCGCAATCGGCTTGTTCATACTGCCGAGGACGTGGCGACTGACCAGCCAGACGCTGCGGATACTGGTCCAGGCGGCTCCCCCGCACCTGGACCTGGACGAGATTGCGAGGGCTCTGATGGAGCTCGAAGGAGTGGTGGACGTGCACGATCTTCACTGCTGGACCCTGACCTCCGAGATGGAGGTCGCCTCCGCGCACCTGAAGGTCTGCGCCGGGGCCGACTCGGCCGGGATCCTCCGGTCGGCCCAGAGTTTGCTCGCCAACCGCTTCGCCGTGGAACACGCCACCCTTCAGATCGAGGACGAAACCGCCGAGTGCCGGGACTGCTCGTGGTGA
- a CDS encoding metalloregulator ArsR/SmtB family transcription factor, producing MANQTSVPSAVEDHGVPPVAEARRLAQMFQLFADATRARILYALLETEELCVNDISAALDVPETSVSHALRLLRIAGVVKNRRAGRLIYYSLDDEHIRMLLRTSREHLAHG from the coding sequence ATGGCGAACCAGACATCTGTTCCTTCAGCTGTCGAGGACCACGGCGTGCCGCCGGTCGCCGAGGCGCGCCGGCTCGCCCAGATGTTCCAGCTGTTCGCCGACGCCACCCGGGCCCGGATCCTCTACGCCCTCCTCGAAACCGAGGAGCTGTGCGTCAACGACATCTCGGCGGCTCTGGACGTCCCCGAGACCTCGGTTTCCCACGCCCTGCGGTTGCTGCGCATCGCCGGTGTGGTCAAGAACCGCCGGGCGGGCCGCCTGATCTACTACAGCCTGGACGACGAGCACATCCGGATGCTGCTCCGGACCTCCCGGGAGCACCTCGCCCATGGCTAG
- a CDS encoding carbonic anhydrase, translating into MSVTEQLLKNNDDYAATFDKGDLPMPPAKQTAVLACMDARLNVYGILGLEEGDVHVIRNAGGVATDDAIRSLTISQRLLGTKEIILIHHTDCGMLTFTDDALARQIQDEIGLKPRFAMESFPDLDEDVKQSIARIKASSFIPHTDQVRGFVYEVETGKLREVV; encoded by the coding sequence TTGAGCGTAACGGAGCAACTTCTCAAGAACAACGATGACTACGCAGCCACCTTCGACAAAGGCGACTTGCCCATGCCTCCGGCCAAGCAGACGGCGGTTCTCGCCTGCATGGACGCCCGTCTGAACGTATACGGAATCCTCGGCCTCGAAGAGGGAGACGTGCACGTCATTCGTAACGCTGGGGGTGTTGCCACCGACGACGCGATCCGTTCTCTCACGATCTCGCAGCGACTGCTGGGCACCAAAGAGATCATCCTGATCCACCACACCGACTGCGGCATGCTGACCTTCACCGACGACGCTCTGGCTCGCCAGATCCAGGACGAGATCGGCCTGAAGCCCCGATTTGCCATGGAGTCGTTTCCGGACCTCGATGAGGACGTCAAGCAGTCGATCGCACGGATCAAGGCCAGCTCGTTCATCCCGCACACCGATCAGGTCCGGGGATTCGTCTACGAGGTGGAGACCGGCAAACTCCGGGAGGTTGTGTAA
- a CDS encoding PQQ-dependent sugar dehydrogenase, with amino-acid sequence MAVTTRFRRAFLVLLTAATGMVAAVPPALAATLPTGFTETLVTAGLSAPTAMDIAPDGRIFVTQQGGAVRVIANGALLPTPFLTLSVDPQGERGLLGIAFHPNFATNGWVYFYYTVPGSPPHNRVSRFTAIGNVAAAGETVILDLENLSGAQNHNGGAIHFGPDGKLYVAVGENANPLNSQTLNNRLGKILRLNADGTIPADNPFFSAATGANRSIWSLGLRNPYTFTFQPGTGRMFINDVGQSAWEEINDGVAGANYGWPSTEGPTTNPNFRTPLFSYGHGSSLTTGCAITGGAFYNPATVQFPSTYVGKYFFADFCSGWVRTLDPANIPSPTNPSSAPGFISGLANPVDLKVTPAGSLLILTRGNGSVIEIKYPAPPVGPTIAHPSSTRIVNGNLRSGSAANLAANDNSFFQVNTATGFKTSWYASMTNVPNTATNLSLTYSGSNSVACSQTLQAFNFTTRTWVNLDTRTVGPAEVTIAELEPPGAARDYVSKNSGRGDVRLRVICQGARATGPFFSSGDFVELTYTG; translated from the coding sequence GTGGCTGTGACAACCCGCTTCCGCAGGGCCTTCCTGGTCCTCCTAACGGCCGCCACCGGCATGGTAGCCGCAGTGCCCCCGGCCTTAGCGGCGACGCTTCCCACCGGATTCACAGAGACTCTCGTGACCGCCGGTCTGTCCGCCCCAACTGCGATGGACATCGCTCCCGACGGCCGCATCTTCGTCACCCAGCAGGGCGGGGCGGTGCGTGTGATAGCCAACGGAGCGCTGCTCCCAACTCCATTCCTGACACTGTCGGTAGACCCCCAGGGCGAGCGGGGCCTCCTCGGCATCGCCTTCCACCCCAACTTCGCAACCAACGGGTGGGTGTACTTCTACTACACGGTCCCGGGGTCGCCCCCGCACAACAGGGTGAGCAGGTTCACCGCCATCGGCAACGTCGCCGCGGCGGGCGAGACCGTCATCCTGGACCTCGAGAACCTCAGCGGCGCCCAGAACCACAACGGCGGCGCCATCCACTTCGGCCCCGACGGCAAGCTGTACGTGGCGGTCGGTGAGAACGCCAATCCGCTCAACTCCCAAACGCTCAACAACCGTCTCGGCAAGATCCTGCGCCTGAACGCCGACGGGACCATCCCTGCCGACAACCCGTTCTTCTCCGCGGCGACCGGCGCCAACCGCTCCATCTGGTCGCTCGGCCTGAGGAACCCGTACACCTTCACCTTCCAGCCCGGCACCGGCCGGATGTTCATCAACGACGTCGGCCAGAGCGCCTGGGAGGAGATCAACGACGGCGTCGCAGGCGCCAACTACGGGTGGCCCTCGACCGAGGGCCCGACGACCAACCCCAACTTCCGGACGCCGCTGTTCTCCTACGGGCACGGGAGCTCGCTGACCACCGGCTGCGCCATCACCGGAGGAGCCTTCTACAACCCGGCCACCGTGCAGTTCCCGTCGACCTACGTAGGCAAGTACTTCTTCGCCGACTTCTGCAGCGGGTGGGTCCGGACTCTCGACCCGGCTAACATCCCGTCGCCGACCAACCCGAGCTCGGCCCCCGGCTTCATCTCCGGCCTGGCCAACCCGGTGGACCTCAAGGTCACTCCGGCCGGGAGCCTCTTGATACTGACCCGCGGCAATGGCTCGGTGATCGAGATCAAATACCCGGCGCCGCCGGTCGGCCCGACCATCGCCCACCCATCCTCGACCAGGATCGTGAACGGCAACCTGCGTAGCGGGTCGGCGGCCAACCTGGCGGCCAACGACAACAGCTTCTTCCAGGTCAACACCGCGACAGGCTTCAAGACCTCCTGGTATGCGTCGATGACGAACGTCCCCAACACCGCCACCAACCTGAGCCTCACCTACTCCGGATCGAACTCGGTGGCCTGCTCGCAGACCCTTCAAGCCTTCAACTTCACCACCCGAACCTGGGTGAACCTCGACACCAGGACGGTCGGACCCGCAGAGGTGACCATCGCCGAGCTGGAGCCTCCGGGCGCGGCCCGGGACTACGTGAGCAAGAACAGCGGCCGGGGCGATGTACGCCTGCGGGTCATCTGCCAGGGCGCCCGGGCCACCGGCCCCTTCTTCTCGAGCGGCGACTTCGTGGAGCTAACGTACACGGGATAA